From endosymbiont of Galathealinum brachiosum, one genomic window encodes:
- the pyk gene encoding pyruvate kinase, which translates to MQTSEVTENIHLHWRRTKIIATLGPASKSEKKITELIDAGVNVFRLNMSHGTHEEHRLLAERIRKISKRKKEYVAILMDLCGPKIRVGDFENGEIELKSGDDVVVSCSATIGMDGLIASQYRSLYKDVKKDERILLDDGKIELKVKMIDEKDVNCEVIYGGILKNKKGLNLPDSNISTNSFTAKDKKDTELAIELNADFLALSFVRDEKCIKTLKRYVKKSGGDIPVIAKIEKPEAINKIEEILSEADGIMVARGDLGIEMRAQQVPLIQKELINKARLHGKPVIVATQMLESMITSSKPTRAEVGDVATAALSSTDAVMLSAETASGDYPVLAVNMMDDILCEMEVYQWQHGKFGEADFEQCAEMIEPDRKAVARAVKSLSNELKLQGIIVPTRSGSTASILSADRPGSPLIGVSSNEAVCRRLALCWGVVPIYIKEKITHDWQGLCNKVADMCNIATTGNRVLLVSGFSDDVSLNEPVLKLMRIKD; encoded by the coding sequence ATGCAGACGTCTGAGGTTACAGAAAATATACACTTACATTGGCGTAGAACAAAAATCATAGCGACATTGGGGCCGGCGAGTAAAAGTGAAAAAAAAATCACCGAACTGATTGATGCGGGTGTAAATGTATTTCGTTTGAATATGTCGCATGGTACGCATGAAGAGCACAGATTATTAGCAGAGCGTATTCGCAAAATATCAAAACGGAAGAAAGAATATGTAGCCATACTAATGGATTTGTGTGGGCCAAAAATTCGTGTCGGTGACTTTGAAAATGGTGAGATAGAATTAAAATCAGGAGATGATGTTGTTGTGAGTTGCTCGGCAACTATTGGAATGGATGGACTGATAGCGTCACAGTATAGAAGCTTATATAAAGATGTAAAAAAAGATGAAAGAATATTGCTTGATGATGGGAAGATAGAGCTAAAAGTTAAAATGATTGATGAAAAGGATGTTAATTGTGAAGTTATATACGGAGGTATATTAAAAAATAAAAAAGGACTTAACCTTCCCGATTCAAATATTTCAACAAATAGTTTTACAGCTAAAGATAAAAAAGATACAGAATTAGCGATTGAATTAAATGCTGATTTTCTGGCGTTGAGTTTTGTCAGGGATGAAAAGTGCATTAAGACATTAAAGCGATATGTAAAAAAATCGGGTGGAGATATTCCGGTTATAGCAAAAATAGAAAAACCTGAAGCCATAAATAAAATAGAAGAAATTTTGTCTGAAGCAGATGGAATAATGGTGGCGCGTGGCGACTTAGGTATTGAAATGCGAGCACAACAGGTTCCGCTAATACAAAAAGAATTAATCAATAAAGCAAGGTTGCATGGCAAGCCGGTTATAGTGGCAACACAGATGCTTGAATCAATGATAACGAGCTCTAAGCCGACAAGAGCGGAGGTGGGCGATGTTGCAACAGCTGCTCTATCGAGTACAGATGCTGTAATGTTATCAGCGGAAACAGCGAGCGGAGATTATCCTGTACTGGCAGTAAATATGATGGATGATATTTTATGTGAAATGGAGGTGTATCAATGGCAGCATGGGAAGTTTGGAGAAGCTGATTTCGAACAGTGTGCAGAAATGATTGAACCTGATAGAAAAGCCGTAGCAAGAGCGGTTAAGTCATTATCTAATGAGTTAAAGTTGCAGGGAATAATAGTGCCTACAAGAAGCGGATCTACAGCTAGTATTTTGTCAGCAGACAGACCGGGCTCACCGTTAATAGGCGTAAGCAGTAATGAGGCCGTATGTAGAAGACTGGCATTATGCTGGGGTGTCGTGCCAATTTATATTAAAGAAAAAATAACACATGACTGGCAGGGCTTATGTAATAAAGTGGCTGATATGTGTAATATTGCAACCACAGGCAATCGAGTATTGCTTGTGTCAGGTTTTAGTGATGATGTTAGTTTAAATGAACCTGTTTTAAAGCTGATGAGAATTAAAGACTAA
- a CDS encoding 1-pyrroline-5-carboxylate dehydrogenase produces MTALHTTPEAFQQHVADCGERLGEAILDNISPSKSQHNWLEQLINRTISETDFRIQALRFIDVLPSLDDDQVLAEHLQEYFSNLQLPRIAEWGLKHTDAQWVTRIAAPTVRYTLRGLARKFMGGHLLHQAMTSISRLRHQKMNFTLDLLGEATISETESKAYQLQYLEMLDKLSEPVSNWNQNDLLDLSHSSNSPRLNFSIKLSSLYSQIQSVSPQYSILAICEKLRPILRSAIKNNAFITIDMEQYDIKNIVLGCFTKIIMEDEFKSWPHIGIAIQAYLKDSYDDIEQLIKLLNNRATPVTVRLVRGAYWDYETVIAKQNNWPCPVWKEKNDTDYNYEKCLTLLLNSQHVIHTAIATHNLRSIAFAIAFTEKLNLNKDQFEFQMLYGMADTLKPALVSLGYRLRIYVPYGETLPGMAYLVRRLLENASGQSMIDSGIGNNIKPINNYTFNAPTPPIKTTKFKSIGNHSFKNMPLLRFIKQQQCDDFKNNLLKVSEHFGENYPLIINGEKIYTEDKIESYNPSKPTQLIGSVSCANHTYADAALKSAVETFSSWKNTPVKQRADYLRRVASLLIKKRMEFSAWQVFEAGKNWQEADGDVCEAIDFLNYYADQAELILKGKSIDVSGEYNHINYKPYGVSLVIPPWNFPLAILCGMLSASIVTGNTCILKPSSLTPVVASKFMQLWQEVGIPDGVINFLPGPGKIVGEYLARKTEINIITFTGSLQVGTKLLSIGSHIQPGQNHIKKVIVEMGGKNAIIIDNDADLDDAVLGVVHSAFCFQGQKCSAASRVIVLRNIYKKFVKRLIETTDSLTFGSPEKSHNLIGPVIDKIAYEKILKTIQNARLFTTMYNYENGNNPDNGYYIKPCVFVDVDPSSPLAQEEIFGPVLSVIEADDFKQAVEIANNSRYALTGGVYSRQPSHLQYARDNFDVGNLYLNRKTTGALVGRHPFGGFKMSGAGSKAGGAGYLLQFMHTYCVSENTLRRGFAPEPDN; encoded by the coding sequence ATGACTGCTCTACACACAACACCCGAAGCTTTTCAGCAGCATGTAGCAGACTGCGGAGAACGTCTTGGTGAAGCCATATTAGACAATATATCACCATCTAAATCTCAACATAACTGGCTTGAACAGCTGATTAATCGCACTATTTCCGAGACTGATTTCCGCATTCAGGCATTACGTTTTATTGATGTTTTACCCAGCCTCGATGACGACCAGGTACTGGCTGAGCATTTGCAGGAATATTTCTCCAACTTACAACTACCTCGTATTGCTGAATGGGGACTAAAGCACACTGATGCCCAATGGGTAACACGAATCGCAGCACCAACCGTCCGTTATACATTACGGGGGCTGGCTCGCAAATTTATGGGTGGACACCTGTTACATCAGGCAATGACCAGCATCAGTCGTTTACGCCATCAAAAAATGAATTTCACTCTTGATTTACTAGGTGAAGCAACTATTTCTGAAACTGAAAGCAAAGCTTATCAACTTCAATACCTGGAAATGCTAGACAAACTATCTGAACCTGTAAGCAACTGGAATCAAAACGATTTACTAGATTTAAGCCACAGCAGTAACTCACCCCGACTCAATTTTTCTATTAAACTCTCTTCTCTTTATTCACAAATTCAAAGCGTCTCTCCTCAATATTCTATTTTAGCTATTTGTGAAAAGCTCAGACCTATACTTAGATCAGCCATTAAAAACAATGCATTTATTACCATTGATATGGAGCAATACGATATTAAAAATATTGTTCTCGGCTGTTTTACAAAAATAATTATGGAAGATGAATTTAAGTCATGGCCTCATATCGGTATTGCTATACAGGCCTATTTAAAAGATAGCTATGATGACATCGAACAACTAATTAAGCTGCTTAATAACCGTGCCACACCGGTTACAGTGCGTCTTGTTCGCGGTGCATACTGGGATTACGAAACAGTTATCGCGAAACAGAACAACTGGCCATGTCCTGTCTGGAAAGAAAAAAATGATACCGATTACAATTATGAAAAATGCCTTACCTTATTATTAAATTCCCAACATGTCATCCATACTGCTATCGCCACACATAACCTTCGTAGCATTGCTTTTGCAATAGCTTTCACCGAAAAATTAAATCTGAACAAAGACCAGTTTGAATTCCAGATGCTTTACGGAATGGCGGACACCTTGAAACCCGCATTAGTTAGTCTTGGATATCGCTTACGCATATATGTCCCTTATGGTGAAACACTTCCCGGCATGGCTTACCTTGTGCGCAGACTGCTGGAAAATGCCAGTGGTCAAAGCATGATAGATTCCGGCATCGGAAATAATATCAAGCCGATAAATAATTATACTTTTAACGCACCTACACCCCCTATTAAGACTACTAAATTTAAATCCATTGGAAACCACTCATTTAAAAATATGCCCTTGTTACGTTTTATCAAACAACAGCAGTGTGATGACTTCAAAAATAATTTACTAAAAGTATCGGAACATTTTGGTGAAAACTATCCATTAATAATTAATGGTGAAAAAATTTATACTGAAGATAAAATTGAATCATATAATCCGTCAAAACCTACTCAATTAATTGGCAGCGTGTCCTGCGCAAATCACACATACGCTGATGCAGCACTTAAGTCTGCTGTAGAAACATTTTCATCCTGGAAAAATACACCAGTAAAACAACGTGCAGACTACTTACGCAGAGTCGCTTCTTTATTAATTAAAAAACGCATGGAATTTTCTGCATGGCAGGTTTTTGAAGCGGGAAAAAACTGGCAGGAAGCTGATGGAGACGTATGCGAAGCCATCGACTTTCTTAATTATTACGCTGATCAGGCCGAACTGATTTTAAAAGGAAAAAGCATCGATGTAAGCGGAGAATATAATCATATAAACTATAAACCATACGGCGTCAGTCTCGTTATACCCCCATGGAATTTTCCATTAGCCATTTTATGTGGCATGTTAAGCGCCTCAATTGTTACAGGCAACACCTGCATACTTAAACCATCCAGCCTTACACCTGTTGTAGCATCCAAATTCATGCAGCTCTGGCAGGAAGTGGGCATCCCGGATGGCGTCATCAACTTCCTGCCGGGGCCAGGTAAAATAGTAGGTGAATATCTCGCAAGAAAAACTGAAATAAATATTATTACTTTTACCGGGTCACTACAGGTTGGTACAAAATTACTAAGCATAGGTTCACACATACAACCCGGACAAAATCATATTAAAAAAGTCATTGTAGAAATGGGCGGTAAAAATGCCATTATTATTGATAACGATGCAGATCTGGATGATGCTGTTCTGGGCGTTGTACATTCTGCATTTTGTTTTCAGGGGCAGAAATGTAGCGCCGCATCCAGAGTCATCGTACTGCGTAATATTTATAAAAAATTTGTTAAACGACTTATTGAAACTACAGATAGCCTTACATTCGGAAGCCCTGAAAAATCTCACAATTTAATCGGCCCGGTCATTGATAAAATTGCATACGAAAAGATTTTAAAAACTATTCAAAATGCACGATTATTCACAACTATGTATAATTATGAAAATGGCAATAACCCTGATAACGGATACTATATCAAACCCTGTGTTTTTGTTGATGTTGACCCTTCATCACCGCTAGCGCAGGAAGAAATATTTGGACCTGTATTATCCGTTATTGAAGCAGATGACTTTAAACAGGCTGTTGAGATAGCAAACAATAGTCGTTACGCTTTAACCGGTGGCGTATACTCTCGACAACCATCTCACCTGCAATATGCGCGTGATAACTTTGATGTAGGTAACTTATACCTGAACAGAAAAACCACTGGCGCTCTTGTTGGAAGACATCCTTTTGGAGGTTTCAAAATGAGCGGTGCCGGTAGCAAAGCAGGCGGTGCCGGTTACCTGTTGCAATTCATGCACACTTACTGTGTTAGTGAAAATACATTGCGCCGGGGATTTGCACCTGAGCCTGATAATTAA
- a CDS encoding pilus assembly protein PilZ has translation MSSENRKHLRIGLIVDIELTLPGQDMMNVRTRNISDGGLYLILDNIELPKVDTEVQVRLKNQLGDGEEPPVNRAKVVRHEPDGIGLVFLE, from the coding sequence ATGTCATCTGAAAATAGAAAACACTTACGCATAGGCCTTATCGTAGATATTGAACTTACACTTCCAGGTCAGGATATGATGAATGTACGCACCCGCAACATTAGTGATGGAGGACTTTATCTCATTCTTGATAATATTGAGCTTCCTAAAGTTGATACTGAAGTGCAGGTTCGCCTTAAAAACCAGCTAGGTGATGGTGAAGAACCACCTGTAAACCGAGCAAAAGTTGTACGGCATGAGCCTGACGGGATTGGTCTGGTTTTTCTAGAGTAA
- a CDS encoding DUF302 domain-containing protein, producing the protein MNIIQKLLFSCLISFLLTTTNAQAVVTGEMVMVRSSEAFPETMALLQEAIRNQGYELSRIQRIDVGLSAKGYETDKYRVVFFGKGKQIQELSLKYPQLIPYLPLKIAIFAEGENTILISANPTTYNDLFKLPELKPTFEKWLEDITQILKSVQIQN; encoded by the coding sequence GTGAATATCATTCAAAAACTGCTTTTTTCCTGTCTTATAAGCTTTCTTCTCACTACAACTAATGCCCAGGCTGTAGTAACAGGTGAAATGGTTATGGTGCGCTCTTCTGAAGCGTTTCCAGAAACGATGGCTCTGCTACAGGAGGCTATTCGTAATCAGGGGTATGAATTAAGCAGAATACAACGAATAGACGTAGGTTTAAGCGCTAAAGGTTATGAAACTGATAAATACAGAGTCGTTTTTTTTGGCAAAGGCAAACAAATACAGGAACTTTCCCTTAAATACCCCCAATTAATACCTTATTTGCCTTTAAAAATAGCGATCTTCGCTGAAGGTGAAAATACTATTCTAATTAGCGCTAACCCAACCACTTATAATGACCTGTTTAAACTGCCCGAACTAAAACCCACATTTGAAAAGTGGCTAGAAGATATCACTCAAATACTAAAATCTGTGCAAATTCAAAATTGA
- a CDS encoding cytochrome C, whose translation MLCTDIQLFIIFIKHGNYFNKSIPIHVMLLKLMNTLTPISKLPLQLALLLITIGIFINQTSMADESRGENLYLENCAICHGNEGEGGMGIPLSLDDFLKSASTDYIKQTIRLGRPNRIMPSFYWMPESDIDEIIHYLDSWRKTPAPIWNNKTIKANKLAGKELFKSKCASCHGDNAQGGKGSGLHFSRTNGLPITPPALNNQGLLNSATDSMLHYIISHGRKETPMPSAKALGLSDKDINNLVSYIRSFQLQNITHKSLYHEEPASLIEDSPYSFDETVENVKRAITGSNFVHIRNQALTHGFDIETSVNPKQTIIYFCNFSFLYESLKIDPRAGMFLPCRITVIEQNNKVQMMSINPKHLTQLFNNDELDESCDQMYEVYTSILEDASL comes from the coding sequence ATGCTTTGTACTGATATTCAGCTTTTTATCATCTTTATCAAACACGGTAATTACTTTAATAAAAGCATACCTATACATGTTATGCTATTAAAACTCATGAACACTTTAACCCCCATTTCAAAGCTTCCTTTGCAGCTTGCACTGCTTTTAATCACTATTGGCATATTCATTAACCAGACAAGTATGGCTGATGAAAGTCGGGGTGAAAATCTTTATCTGGAAAACTGCGCCATCTGTCATGGCAATGAAGGTGAGGGCGGCATGGGAATCCCTCTTTCACTGGATGATTTCCTTAAATCTGCATCAACAGATTACATAAAACAGACCATTAGATTAGGTAGACCCAATCGTATTATGCCTTCTTTTTACTGGATGCCTGAATCAGATATTGATGAAATTATTCACTACCTTGATAGCTGGAGAAAAACACCCGCACCTATCTGGAACAACAAAACTATAAAAGCCAATAAACTGGCAGGTAAAGAACTCTTTAAAAGCAAATGTGCATCTTGTCATGGTGATAACGCTCAGGGTGGCAAAGGCTCTGGATTGCATTTTTCAAGAACAAATGGTCTACCTATCACGCCTCCCGCTCTTAATAATCAGGGCCTGTTAAATTCAGCTACAGACTCTATGCTGCATTACATTATTAGCCATGGGCGCAAAGAAACACCCATGCCATCAGCTAAGGCACTTGGCCTCAGTGACAAGGATATTAATAATCTGGTTAGTTATATACGCAGTTTTCAACTTCAGAACATTACCCACAAATCTCTTTACCATGAAGAACCAGCCAGTTTGATTGAAGACTCTCCTTATTCATTTGATGAAACAGTTGAGAATGTAAAACGCGCAATCACCGGCTCAAATTTCGTTCATATACGTAATCAGGCATTAACTCATGGCTTTGATATTGAAACTTCAGTTAACCCGAAGCAAACCATTATTTATTTCTGTAATTTTAGTTTTTTATATGAATCTTTAAAAATTGATCCTCGGGCTGGCATGTTCCTGCCCTGTCGTATTACGGTAATCGAACAAAACAACAAGGTTCAGATGATGAGTATTAACCCCAAACACCTGACCCAACTGTTCAATAATGACGAACTGGATGAGTCATGTGACCAGATGTATGAGGTATATACCAGCATCCTGGAGGATGCCAGCCTGTGA
- the hrpA gene encoding ATP-dependent RNA helicase HrpA — MSPKKQVEQLKKSLQQIMLKDEFSARRKIQSLQSRLNSSKPVEKLLVNLQDLIDKSASQFHRRAQNKSTTTYPEELPVSQKRDEIIQAIKQNQVIIICGETGSGKTTQLPKMCLDAGLGIRGMIGHTQPRRLAARSVANRIAEELKTESGRVVGYKVRFSDTLGENALIKLMTDGILLSETHHDAFLNQYDCIIVDEAHERSLNIDFLLGYLKRLISKRHDLKIIITSATIDPQRFSTHFNDAPIIEVSGRTYPVDVEYRDTESEDGESKDLTRAIADCVDEISRYDRGDILVFLSGERDIREAADYLTKQQLHNTEILPLLARLSAAEQNKIFRSSGKRRIILSTNVAETSLTVPGIKYVIDTGLARISRYSWRSKIQRLPIEKISQASANQRKGRCGRVSAGVCFRLYSEDDFNLRKEFTEPEIQRTNLAAVILQMEHMQLGHVEDFPFVESPDSRLITDGYKLLHELGAIDHHHKITNTGKQLARLPIDPKLGRILIESVKENCLIESLIIVSALSVQDPRERPLNKQQAADEAHKKFSDNKSDFISWLNLWKGYHTAKYELSGNQLRKWCKEHYISWLRMREWIDTHRQIKKMSSELRLKPNTSDADYNQIHRALITGFLSQLGFKEEGHEYQGCRQRKFHIFPGSGLFNKGPKWVVASDIVETQKVYARHLAKIEPQWIADKARHLIKHSYTESHWEKKPAQVSAIRKSTLFGLLINPGVKINYGPINPAESREIFIRSALVQGDFDCKHDFYNKNRDLINEIEKLEAKSRRQDILVDDNDVYDFYDQRLPEDIYSGPQLNKWIKNNDSKKLLLSIDDLMKKSGDHVSDNLFPDTILINDIQFPLDYHFDPSHHCDGITLITPAAGLASLNSNACDWLVPGMLLEKMTELIRSLPKQLRKNFVPAPNFAEACLDALSPGTTTLTMAMSNHLKKITGTEIAYDAWQEAKLSDHLFFNYRVISADGKTLKQSRDLTKLQIEYSNFTDTTEPETKNNKLEQDDVDSSILDDLPDSIEINNNGIMIKAYPVIVASGKQVNVRIIASQLEAQKKHYEGIRQLFINALSQPVKNLKLNLKKQQNLCAKYISIGSCEQFKSQVIHRIIDHLFTRHMPTTQNEFTALLDNRKHIDDSLTDTLSKLSKILDLFHQLNKKLKNPPLNWLDAMTDIQNQLNHLLHNNFILKTHDDNLNNYTRYLNAIDKRLEKIQANPERDRKARLEISSLWEDYKKRSDMLLKNNQKSEQLEQYRWLLEEYRISLFAQEIKTISPVSAKRLKKIWNDISDA, encoded by the coding sequence ATGTCACCCAAAAAACAAGTTGAGCAGTTAAAAAAATCTCTTCAGCAAATCATGCTAAAAGATGAATTTTCAGCCAGACGTAAAATCCAGAGTCTTCAGTCACGCCTTAATTCCAGTAAACCTGTTGAAAAGTTACTTGTCAATTTACAGGATTTAATTGATAAATCTGCCAGCCAATTCCATCGACGCGCACAAAACAAATCCACAACCACTTACCCGGAAGAACTACCTGTCAGTCAGAAACGGGATGAAATTATTCAGGCCATTAAGCAAAATCAGGTCATTATTATTTGCGGTGAGACCGGCTCTGGTAAAACAACACAATTACCAAAAATGTGCCTTGATGCCGGACTCGGTATCCGCGGAATGATTGGTCACACACAACCCAGGCGACTGGCCGCACGTTCTGTTGCTAATCGTATTGCAGAAGAGTTAAAAACCGAAAGCGGAAGAGTTGTTGGTTACAAGGTACGATTTAGCGATACGCTGGGTGAAAATGCGTTAATCAAATTGATGACAGATGGTATCTTATTATCTGAAACACATCATGATGCCTTTCTTAATCAATATGACTGCATTATTGTTGATGAAGCACATGAGCGTAGTTTAAATATCGATTTTTTACTGGGTTATCTAAAACGACTTATTTCTAAACGCCATGATCTAAAAATTATAATTACTTCAGCCACTATCGATCCTCAGCGATTTTCAACTCATTTTAATGATGCACCCATTATTGAAGTATCAGGAAGAACATACCCTGTCGATGTTGAATATCGTGATACCGAATCTGAAGATGGAGAATCTAAAGATCTGACTCGTGCAATTGCAGACTGCGTTGATGAGATCTCTCGTTATGACCGAGGCGACATACTGGTTTTTCTTAGTGGTGAACGTGACATTCGAGAAGCTGCTGATTATCTGACAAAACAACAATTACATAACACCGAAATCCTGCCTTTACTTGCTCGACTGTCTGCAGCTGAACAGAATAAAATATTTAGAAGCTCTGGAAAACGTCGTATTATTTTATCCACCAACGTTGCCGAAACATCTCTCACCGTTCCCGGCATAAAATATGTAATCGACACAGGACTGGCACGCATTTCACGTTATTCCTGGCGCAGTAAGATACAACGCCTTCCTATTGAGAAAATTTCTCAGGCTTCAGCCAATCAACGTAAAGGTCGATGTGGCAGAGTGAGCGCCGGGGTTTGTTTTCGCCTCTATTCTGAAGATGACTTTAATCTACGTAAAGAATTCACAGAGCCTGAAATTCAACGAACAAATTTAGCTGCTGTTATATTACAAATGGAACACATGCAGTTAGGACATGTGGAAGACTTTCCTTTTGTTGAGTCACCCGATAGTCGATTAATAACTGATGGTTACAAATTATTACATGAACTGGGTGCAATAGATCACCATCATAAAATTACAAACACGGGTAAACAATTAGCTCGCTTGCCTATCGACCCGAAACTGGGTCGAATTTTAATCGAATCCGTAAAAGAAAACTGTTTGATTGAATCACTAATCATTGTTTCTGCGTTATCAGTACAGGACCCTCGTGAACGCCCGCTTAATAAACAACAGGCAGCTGATGAAGCCCATAAAAAATTTAGTGATAATAAATCAGATTTTATCAGCTGGTTAAATTTATGGAAAGGATACCATACTGCAAAATATGAATTATCTGGCAACCAGTTACGTAAATGGTGTAAAGAGCATTACATTTCGTGGTTGCGTATGCGCGAGTGGATTGATACTCATCGACAAATAAAAAAAATGTCATCGGAATTAAGATTAAAACCTAATACCAGTGACGCTGATTACAACCAGATTCACAGAGCATTAATAACGGGCTTTTTAAGCCAGCTTGGCTTCAAAGAAGAGGGCCATGAATACCAGGGCTGTCGACAACGAAAGTTCCATATTTTTCCAGGATCAGGATTATTTAACAAAGGCCCTAAATGGGTTGTCGCGTCTGACATTGTAGAAACGCAAAAGGTATATGCCCGACACCTTGCGAAGATTGAACCCCAATGGATAGCGGATAAAGCCAGGCACCTGATCAAACATAGTTACACAGAATCACATTGGGAGAAAAAACCGGCTCAGGTCTCAGCCATTCGAAAATCAACTCTATTCGGATTGCTTATTAACCCAGGAGTCAAAATAAACTATGGACCGATAAACCCTGCAGAATCTCGTGAGATATTTATACGTAGCGCTCTAGTGCAGGGTGATTTCGATTGTAAGCATGATTTCTACAACAAGAATCGTGATCTGATTAATGAAATCGAAAAACTTGAAGCCAAATCACGTCGACAGGACATTCTTGTAGATGACAATGACGTTTATGATTTTTATGATCAACGCTTACCTGAAGATATTTATAGTGGGCCTCAATTAAATAAATGGATCAAAAACAACGATTCTAAAAAATTATTATTATCAATTGATGATCTGATGAAAAAAAGTGGCGATCATGTTTCAGATAACTTATTTCCTGATACTATTCTTATTAATGACATTCAATTCCCCCTTGACTATCACTTTGATCCCAGTCATCACTGTGATGGCATAACGCTAATCACTCCTGCTGCCGGACTGGCATCATTAAATTCAAATGCTTGCGACTGGCTTGTACCAGGTATGTTGCTTGAAAAAATGACCGAACTGATTAGATCATTACCTAAGCAGTTAAGAAAAAATTTCGTTCCTGCACCTAATTTTGCTGAAGCTTGTCTGGACGCCTTATCACCCGGAACAACCACCCTGACAATGGCCATGTCTAATCATTTGAAAAAAATTACCGGGACTGAAATAGCATATGACGCGTGGCAGGAAGCCAAACTTTCAGACCATCTGTTCTTTAATTATCGAGTTATATCTGCTGATGGAAAAACACTTAAACAAAGCAGAGATTTAACTAAACTTCAGATTGAATATTCAAACTTCACTGATACTACCGAGCCAGAGACAAAGAACAACAAACTGGAACAGGATGATGTCGACAGTAGTATTCTTGATGATCTTCCTGACAGTATTGAAATAAACAATAACGGAATAATGATTAAAGCTTATCCCGTTATTGTCGCTTCAGGAAAACAGGTTAATGTTCGGATAATAGCCTCACAGCTTGAGGCGCAGAAAAAACATTACGAGGGAATTAGACAGCTTTTTATTAATGCACTTTCACAACCTGTAAAGAACTTAAAGTTAAATTTAAAAAAACAGCAAAATTTATGTGCAAAATATATATCCATTGGTAGCTGCGAACAATTTAAATCTCAGGTAATACATAGAATAATTGATCATCTTTTTACTCGCCACATGCCAACAACACAGAATGAATTCACGGCTCTTCTGGATAACCGTAAACACATAGATGACTCACTCACCGACACCTTAAGTAAACTCTCTAAAATACTCGATCTTTTCCATCAGCTTAATAAAAAACTAAAAAACCCACCCCTTAACTGGTTAGATGCAATGACAGACATTCAGAACCAGTTGAATCATTTATTGCATAATAATTTTATTCTGAAAACACACGACGATAATTTAAATAACTATACACGCTATCTAAACGCCATCGACAAAAGACTGGAGAAAATACAGGCAAACCCTGAGCGTGATCGAAAAGCCCGATTAGAAATTTCTTCTTTATGGGAAGATTATAAAAAACGATCGGACATGTTACTTAAAAACAATCAAAAATCAGAACAGCTTGAACAGTATCGTTGGTTACTTGAAGAGTATCGCATTTCCCTTTTTGCACAGGAAATCAAAACGATTTCACCCGTTTCCGCAAAAAGACTAAAGAAAATCTGGAATGATATTTCCGATGCCTGA
- a CDS encoding ACP phosphodiesterase, translated as MKTILHIDTSARRTDNDIQEFNSISKTLAAHFMDKWMTLNTEDEVIYRDIGLNPPEYISQDWIAAVFTPDESKTDEQRALLALSDTLIDEVDQADIIVISSPMYNYGMPAALKSWFDQVVRIGKTFTFDLARGDFPIEPIMSGKKLVLISSSGEFGFEIGGIREKMNHLGPHVKTASKYLGVEEFYEIKSEYQEFADERHENSLKDAYRDIDELVTQLS; from the coding sequence ATGAAAACTATATTACATATAGATACCAGCGCAAGAAGAACAGATAACGATATACAAGAGTTCAACTCTATTTCGAAAACACTTGCGGCACACTTTATGGATAAGTGGATGACATTAAATACCGAAGATGAAGTTATCTATAGAGATATAGGGTTAAACCCACCAGAGTATATTAGTCAAGATTGGATTGCCGCTGTTTTTACGCCTGATGAAAGTAAAACTGATGAGCAAAGAGCATTGTTAGCCTTATCTGATACCTTAATTGATGAGGTTGATCAGGCAGACATTATTGTTATTTCTTCCCCTATGTATAACTACGGCATGCCAGCCGCGCTTAAATCCTGGTTTGACCAGGTAGTACGTATCGGCAAAACATTTACTTTTGATTTAGCACGTGGTGATTTTCCAATAGAGCCAATTATGTCGGGTAAGAAACTTGTGCTTATTTCGTCAAGCGGAGAATTCGGTTTTGAAATAGGTGGTATTAGAGAAAAGATGAATCATCTAGGGCCACATGTAAAAACCGCCAGTAAATACCTTGGAGTTGAGGAGTTCTATGAAATTAAATCAGAGTATCAAGAATTTGCAGATGAAAGACATGAAAACTCGCTTAAAGATGCTTATCGAGATATTGATGAACTGGTAACGCAGCTTTCGTAA